A genomic segment from Paenibacillus sp. FSL K6-1096 encodes:
- a CDS encoding BCCT family transporter, with translation MVFIISITIVAIFAIWGAVAPDQMAEAANAAYNFSIHNFGWFYLLATLFFLIFTFYLAFSRFGSIRLGDDDDEPEYSTVSWLSMLFSAGMGIGLVYWGVAEPLSHYLSPPEGVAGGTTEAARISMRYSFFHWGLHPWAIYAVIGLTLAYFQFRKGYKGLISSAFIPLLGERLVSGWLGKAIDILAVIATIFGVATSLGLGALQINGGLHYLFGLPNTVTAQIVIIAIVTVLFLISATSGLDKGIKILSNTNLVIAVLLMLFVWLTGPTSFIFETFTTTLGSYMQNIINMSLRLTPFSKGTWVGVWTLFYWAWWIAWAPFVGTFIARVSKGRTIKEFVICVLIIPSLFGFIWFSVFGGTGLQLELFDAAQLAEAVKADTTTALFVMLEHLPLGTIVSFIATLLIMIFFITSADSATFVLGMLTTDGKLNPSARVKLTWGILQSSIAVVLLISGGLSGLQTASIAAALPFAIVLIGMCFSLLKALQEEDRERRQRDKRQRQKLKRLLEEI, from the coding sequence TGTTTTTCCTGATCTTCACCTTTTATTTAGCCTTCAGCAGGTTTGGCAGTATCCGTCTGGGGGACGACGACGATGAACCGGAATATTCCACGGTATCCTGGCTGTCGATGTTATTCAGCGCCGGGATGGGGATCGGGCTTGTCTACTGGGGAGTGGCTGAACCGTTGTCGCATTACTTGTCACCGCCAGAGGGTGTAGCAGGAGGGACGACAGAGGCCGCGCGGATCTCCATGCGGTATTCTTTTTTCCATTGGGGACTGCATCCATGGGCGATCTACGCAGTGATCGGGTTGACGCTTGCTTATTTCCAGTTCCGCAAAGGCTACAAAGGCTTAATCAGCTCGGCCTTCATCCCTTTACTCGGAGAAAGGCTCGTTTCCGGCTGGCTGGGCAAGGCCATCGATATTTTGGCGGTCATTGCCACTATATTTGGGGTTGCGACTTCGCTGGGTCTCGGGGCTCTGCAGATTAACGGCGGGCTGCATTATTTATTCGGGCTTCCCAACACCGTAACTGCTCAGATTGTAATTATCGCCATAGTAACCGTGCTATTCCTTATCTCCGCTACCAGCGGCCTGGACAAGGGCATCAAAATCCTCAGCAACACCAACCTGGTCATCGCCGTGCTTTTGATGCTGTTCGTATGGTTGACGGGGCCGACCTCGTTTATTTTCGAGACCTTTACCACCACATTAGGCAGCTACATGCAGAACATTATCAATATGAGCTTGCGGTTAACACCTTTTTCCAAGGGAACCTGGGTCGGAGTGTGGACCTTATTCTATTGGGCCTGGTGGATTGCCTGGGCACCCTTTGTCGGGACCTTTATTGCAAGAGTATCCAAAGGAAGGACGATCAAGGAGTTTGTCATTTGCGTGCTGATTATACCGAGCCTGTTCGGTTTCATCTGGTTCTCGGTATTTGGCGGGACAGGCCTGCAACTGGAATTGTTCGATGCTGCCCAGCTGGCTGAGGCGGTAAAAGCCGATACGACCACCGCTCTGTTTGTCATGCTGGAGCATCTTCCCTTAGGCACTATCGTATCTTTTATAGCTACGCTCCTGATTATGATCTTCTTCATCACTTCAGCGGATTCGGCTACCTTTGTACTGGGCATGCTGACCACAGACGGCAAGCTCAATCCCAGTGCAAGAGTGAAATTAACCTGGGGCATTCTGCAATCCTCCATCGCTGTAGTTCTATTGATCAGCGGCGGATTAAGCGGCCTGCAGACCGCCTCCATTGCAGCTGCCTTGCCCTTCGCCATTGTCCTGATCGGCATGTGCTTCTCCCTGCTCAAGGCTCTTCAGGAGGAGGACAGGGAGCGCCGTCAACGGGACAAGCGCCAACGCCAGAAGCTGAAGCGGCTGCTGGAGGAGATTTAA
- a CDS encoding ACP S-malonyltransferase: protein MKKLALLFPGQGSQYVGMLRRYLNEASVTGIFEQARNLTGVDFKKLCLENVPGEALGTDIVQPLIYVASVALSVYANEHWRPEPAYAAGHSLGEYAALTFAGSLQFEDGLRIVSERGRLMQQASAGAGPSMAAIHGLDESIVEGICREASESQGTPLVVACYNTSTQQVISGDSAALSAALYLVKAHGGNGMVLPTSGPFHSELMKPAAEQFRQVLSQYHFSAPSIPVISNCKGLPFEVSRIHDDLAGQLTSPVRWNQTLNYLMHNQVSTCVEIGPKNVLSSMINKAYPGIKTFAVDWADDDQLLLQHLAERGVDDSAFISACIKSAVTTPNTNWNESEYINGVTRPYRVLQQLSHEAKQGHRFTEEQITQALEAILLIWRTKQVDTGEIEVRFSEIVSFLGEWNAPVLARFRAKAGIAHGI, encoded by the coding sequence ATGAAAAAATTGGCATTGTTATTCCCTGGTCAAGGCTCACAATATGTCGGTATGCTGCGCCGCTACCTGAATGAAGCTTCAGTAACCGGTATTTTTGAGCAGGCTAGGAATCTAACCGGGGTTGATTTTAAAAAGCTGTGTTTAGAGAATGTCCCGGGAGAAGCTCTCGGGACCGATATTGTTCAACCTTTGATCTACGTGGCATCTGTGGCTCTGTCTGTGTATGCCAACGAACATTGGCGGCCCGAACCCGCTTATGCCGCCGGTCATAGTCTGGGAGAGTATGCGGCACTAACCTTTGCAGGCTCTCTGCAGTTTGAGGATGGGCTGCGGATTGTTAGTGAGCGGGGAAGATTAATGCAGCAGGCTTCTGCCGGTGCCGGTCCTTCTATGGCAGCAATACACGGCCTGGATGAATCAATTGTTGAAGGGATCTGCCGGGAGGCTTCAGAATCGCAAGGGACTCCATTGGTTGTCGCCTGCTATAATACCTCAACTCAGCAGGTGATCTCCGGAGATTCAGCTGCATTATCGGCTGCCCTTTATCTTGTGAAGGCTCACGGAGGCAATGGTATGGTCCTGCCGACGAGCGGACCTTTCCATAGCGAGCTGATGAAGCCGGCTGCCGAGCAATTCAGGCAAGTATTGTCGCAGTATCATTTTAGTGCCCCCTCTATTCCGGTAATATCGAACTGCAAAGGACTACCTTTCGAGGTTAGCCGAATACACGATGATTTGGCCGGTCAGCTAACCTCACCGGTCCGCTGGAATCAGACTCTGAACTATCTAATGCATAATCAGGTAAGCACCTGCGTGGAAATCGGACCCAAAAACGTACTTAGCAGCATGATCAACAAAGCTTACCCTGGGATTAAGACCTTTGCAGTCGACTGGGCTGATGATGATCAGTTGTTGTTGCAGCATTTGGCAGAAAGGGGAGTGGATGATTCCGCATTCATCTCAGCCTGTATTAAATCCGCTGTCACTACACCTAACACCAATTGGAATGAATCGGAATATATAAATGGGGTGACCAGACCTTACCGGGTGCTGCAGCAATTATCACATGAAGCCAAACAAGGACACAGATTTACCGAAGAACAGATTACTCAAGCGCTTGAGGCCATTCTATTAATCTGGAGAACCAAGCAGGTGGATACTGGGGAAATTGAAGTAAGATTCAGTGAAATTGTATCCTTTCTTGGAGAGTGGAACGCTCCAGTCCTAGCCCGTTTCAGAGCAAAAGCGGGGATTGCGCATGGTATTTAA